In one window of Vulpes vulpes isolate BD-2025 chromosome 1, VulVul3, whole genome shotgun sequence DNA:
- the FOSB gene encoding protein FosB isoform X3: MFQAFPGDYDSGSRCSSSPSAESQYLSSVDSFGSPPTAAASQECAGLGEMPGSFVPTVTAITTSQDLQWLVQPTLISSMAQSQGQPLASQPPAVDPYDMPGTSYSTPGMSGYSSGGASGSGGPSTSGTTSGPGPARPARARPRRPREETLTPEEEEKRRVRRERNKLAAAKCRNRRRELTDRLQAETDQLEEEKAELESEIAELQKEKERLEFVLVAHKPGCKIPYEEGPGPGPLAE, encoded by the exons ATGTTTCAAGCTTTCCCCGGAGACTACGACTCCGGCTCCCGGTGCAGCTCCTCACCCTCCGCCGAGTCTCAGTATCTGTCTTCGGTGGACTCCTTCGGCAGTCCAcccaccgccgccgcctcccAG GAGTGCGCCGGTCTCGGGGAAATGCCCGGTTCCTTCGTGCCCACGGTCACCGCGATCACAACCAGCCAGGACCTCCAGTGGCTCGTGCAACCCACCCTCATCTCTTCCATGGCCCAGTCCCAGGGGCAACCACTGGCCTCCCAGCCCCCGGCTGTCGACCCCTACGACATGCCAGGAACCAGTTACTCCACGCCGGGCATGAGTGGCTACAGCAGTGGCGGAGCTAGTGGCAGCGGTGGGCCTTCCACCAGCGGAACCACCAGTGGACCTGGGCCTGCCCGCCCCGCCCGAGCCCGGCCTAGGAGACCCCGAGAGGAGACG CTGACtccggaggaggaggagaagagaagggttCGCCGGGAACGAAACAAACTGGCAGCAGCTAAGTGTAGGAATCGTCGGAGGGAGCTGACTGACCGGCTCCAGGCG GAGACAGATCAGTTGGAGGAAGAAAAGGCAGAGCTGGAGTCGGAGATCGCTGAGCTCCAAAAGGAGAAGGAGCGTCTGGAGTTTGTGCTGGTGGCCCACAAACCGGGCTGCAAGATTCCCTACGAAGAGGGGCCGGGTCCTGGCCCGCTGGCGGAG TGA
- the FOSB gene encoding protein FosB isoform X1: protein MFQAFPGDYDSGSRCSSSPSAESQYLSSVDSFGSPPTAAASQECAGLGEMPGSFVPTVTAITTSQDLQWLVQPTLISSMAQSQGQPLASQPPAVDPYDMPGTSYSTPGMSGYSSGGASGSGGPSTSGTTSGPGPARPARARPRRPREETLTPEEEEKRRVRRERNKLAAAKCRNRRRELTDRLQAETDQLEEEKAELESEIAELQKEKERLEFVLVAHKPGCKIPYEEGPGPGPLAEVRDLPGSASTKEDGFSWLLPPPPAPPLPFQTSQDAAPNLTASLFTHSEVQVLGDPFPVVNPSYTSSFVLTCPEVSAFAGTQRPSGSDQPTDPLNSPSLLAL, encoded by the exons ATGTTTCAAGCTTTCCCCGGAGACTACGACTCCGGCTCCCGGTGCAGCTCCTCACCCTCCGCCGAGTCTCAGTATCTGTCTTCGGTGGACTCCTTCGGCAGTCCAcccaccgccgccgcctcccAG GAGTGCGCCGGTCTCGGGGAAATGCCCGGTTCCTTCGTGCCCACGGTCACCGCGATCACAACCAGCCAGGACCTCCAGTGGCTCGTGCAACCCACCCTCATCTCTTCCATGGCCCAGTCCCAGGGGCAACCACTGGCCTCCCAGCCCCCGGCTGTCGACCCCTACGACATGCCAGGAACCAGTTACTCCACGCCGGGCATGAGTGGCTACAGCAGTGGCGGAGCTAGTGGCAGCGGTGGGCCTTCCACCAGCGGAACCACCAGTGGACCTGGGCCTGCCCGCCCCGCCCGAGCCCGGCCTAGGAGACCCCGAGAGGAGACG CTGACtccggaggaggaggagaagagaagggttCGCCGGGAACGAAACAAACTGGCAGCAGCTAAGTGTAGGAATCGTCGGAGGGAGCTGACTGACCGGCTCCAGGCG GAGACAGATCAGTTGGAGGAAGAAAAGGCAGAGCTGGAGTCGGAGATCGCTGAGCTCCAAAAGGAGAAGGAGCGTCTGGAGTTTGTGCTGGTGGCCCACAAACCGGGCTGCAAGATTCCCTACGAAGAGGGGCCGGGTCCTGGCCCGCTGGCGGAGGTGAGAGATTTGCCGGGGTCAGCATCCACTAAGGAAGATGGTTTCAGCTGGCTGCTGCCGCCCCCGCCAGCACCGCCCCTGCCCTTCCAGACCAGCCAAGACGCAGCCCCCAACCTGACAGCTTCTCTCTTTACACACAGTGAAGTTCAAGTCCTCGGCGACCCCTTCCCTGTTGTTAACCCTTCGTACACTTCCTCGTTTGTCCTCACCTGCCCGGAGGTCTCCGCGTTCGCCGGCACCCAACGCCCCAGCGGCAGTGACCAGCCCACCGACCCCCTGAACTCGCCCTCCCTTCTTGCTCTGTGA
- the FOSB gene encoding protein FosB isoform X2, with amino-acid sequence MPGSFVPTVTAITTSQDLQWLVQPTLISSMAQSQGQPLASQPPAVDPYDMPGTSYSTPGMSGYSSGGASGSGGPSTSGTTSGPGPARPARARPRRPREETLTPEEEEKRRVRRERNKLAAAKCRNRRRELTDRLQAETDQLEEEKAELESEIAELQKEKERLEFVLVAHKPGCKIPYEEGPGPGPLAEVRDLPGSASTKEDGFSWLLPPPPAPPLPFQTSQDAAPNLTASLFTHSEVQVLGDPFPVVNPSYTSSFVLTCPEVSAFAGTQRPSGSDQPTDPLNSPSLLAL; translated from the exons ATGCCCGGTTCCTTCGTGCCCACGGTCACCGCGATCACAACCAGCCAGGACCTCCAGTGGCTCGTGCAACCCACCCTCATCTCTTCCATGGCCCAGTCCCAGGGGCAACCACTGGCCTCCCAGCCCCCGGCTGTCGACCCCTACGACATGCCAGGAACCAGTTACTCCACGCCGGGCATGAGTGGCTACAGCAGTGGCGGAGCTAGTGGCAGCGGTGGGCCTTCCACCAGCGGAACCACCAGTGGACCTGGGCCTGCCCGCCCCGCCCGAGCCCGGCCTAGGAGACCCCGAGAGGAGACG CTGACtccggaggaggaggagaagagaagggttCGCCGGGAACGAAACAAACTGGCAGCAGCTAAGTGTAGGAATCGTCGGAGGGAGCTGACTGACCGGCTCCAGGCG GAGACAGATCAGTTGGAGGAAGAAAAGGCAGAGCTGGAGTCGGAGATCGCTGAGCTCCAAAAGGAGAAGGAGCGTCTGGAGTTTGTGCTGGTGGCCCACAAACCGGGCTGCAAGATTCCCTACGAAGAGGGGCCGGGTCCTGGCCCGCTGGCGGAGGTGAGAGATTTGCCGGGGTCAGCATCCACTAAGGAAGATGGTTTCAGCTGGCTGCTGCCGCCCCCGCCAGCACCGCCCCTGCCCTTCCAGACCAGCCAAGACGCAGCCCCCAACCTGACAGCTTCTCTCTTTACACACAGTGAAGTTCAAGTCCTCGGCGACCCCTTCCCTGTTGTTAACCCTTCGTACACTTCCTCGTTTGTCCTCACCTGCCCGGAGGTCTCCGCGTTCGCCGGCACCCAACGCCCCAGCGGCAGTGACCAGCCCACCGACCCCCTGAACTCGCCCTCCCTTCTTGCTCTGTGA
- the RTN2 gene encoding reticulon-2 isoform X1, whose product MGQVLPVFAHCKEAPSTASSTPDSTEGGNDDSDFRELHTAREFSEDEEEETTSQDWGTPRELTFSYIAFDGVVGSGARRDSAARRPRPQGRSVSEPRDPPPQPGLGDSLESIPSLSQSPEPGRRSGPETAPPAGRPLEDLGLQLDQLGWAARGAGSGEDSATSSSTPLEDEEPDGSEAGEAGKELDLQLGLPQSLPPPPPEVLTPQPSPGSGTPQAGTPSPPRSRDSNSWPDEPSLDQKEEEPRGHLEQEPITGQCLDSTDQSEFTLEPLLLVADLLYWKDTRTSGVVFTGLMVSLLCLLHFSIVSVTAHVALLLLCGTISLRVYRKVLQAVHRGDGANPFQAYLDVDLTLTREQMERLSQQIASRVVSMAIQLRHFFLVEDLVDSLKLALLFYILTFVGAVFNGLTLLILGVIGLFTVPLLYRQHQAQMDQYVGLVTNQLSHIKAKIRAKIPGSGALASAAAAVSGSKAKAE is encoded by the exons ATGGGGCAGGTCCTGCCGGTCTTCGCCCACTGCA AAGAAGCTCCGTCTACAGCCTCCTCTACCCCTGACTCCACAGAAG GAGGGAATGACGACTCAGATTTTCGGGAGCTTCACACAGCCCGAGAATTCTCAGAGGACGAGGAGGAAGAGACCACGTCGCAGGACTGGGGTACCCCTCGGGAGCTGACCTTCTCCTACATCGCCTTTGATGGTGTGGTGGGCTCTGGGGCCCGCCGGGATTCAGCTGCCCGCCGCCCCCGACCCCAGGGCCGCTCAGTCTCTGAACCGCGAGACCCGCCCCCTCAGCCTGGCCTGGGCGACAGTTTGGAGAGCATCCCCAGCCTGAGCCAATCCCCGGAACCTGGGCGCCGCAGTGGCCCTGAAACTGCCCCTCCGGCCGGACGCCCCCTGGAGGACCTAGGGCTCCAGCTGGACCAGCTGGGCTGGGCGGCCCGGGGAGCGGGGTCCGGAGAAGACTCTGCCACAAGTAGCTCCACCCCACTGGAGGACGAGGAGCCCGACGGCTCGGAGGCTGGAGAGGCTGGGAAAG AACTGGACCTACAACTTGGACTCCCTCAGTCCttaccgccgccgccgccggaagTCTTGACTCCGCAGCCCAGCCCGGGCTCTGGAACCCCTCAGGCGGGtaccccgtccccaccccgatcCCGGGATTCGAACTCTTGGCCTGATGAGCCCTCCCTGGACCAGAAGGAGGAAGAGCCGCGGGGGCATCTGGAGCAGGAGCCAATCACGGGGCAGTGCCTCGATAGCACGGACCAATCAGAATTCACACTGGAACCACTCCTTCTAG tGGCGGACCTGCTGTACTGGAAGGACACAAGGACGTCAGGAGTGGTCTTCACAGGCCTCATGGtctccctgctctgcctcctgcacTTTAGCATCGTGTCCGTGACCGCCCATGTGGCCCTGTTGCTGCTCTGTGGCACCATCTCTCTCAGGGTTTACCGAAAAGTGCTGCAGGCCGTGCACCGGGGGGATGGTGCCAACCCCTTCCA GGCCTATCTGGATGTGGACCTGACCCTGACTCGGGAGCAGATGGAACGTTTGTCCCAGCAGATCGCGTCCCGAGTGGTCTCTATGGCCATCCAGCTGCGGCATTTCTTCCTGGTAGAAGACCTCGTGGACTCCCTCAAG CTGGCCCTTCTCTTCTACATCTTGACCTTCGTGGGTGCCGTCTTCAACGGTTTGACGCTTCTCATTCTGG GAGTGATCGGTTTATTCACTGTCCCCTTGCTGTACCGGCAACACCAG GCCCAGATGGACCAGTATGTGGGATTGGTGACCAATCAGTTGAGCCACATCAAAGCTAA GATCCGAGCTAAGATCCCAGGGTCCGGAGCCCTCGCCTCGGCAGCAGCTGCAGTCTCTGGATCCAAAGCCAAAGCCGAATGA
- the RTN2 gene encoding reticulon-2 isoform X2 yields MGSKVADLLYWKDTRTSGVVFTGLMVSLLCLLHFSIVSVTAHVALLLLCGTISLRVYRKVLQAVHRGDGANPFQAYLDVDLTLTREQMERLSQQIASRVVSMAIQLRHFFLVEDLVDSLKLALLFYILTFVGAVFNGLTLLILGVIGLFTVPLLYRQHQAQMDQYVGLVTNQLSHIKAKIRAKIPGSGALASAAAAVSGSKAKAE; encoded by the exons ATGGGGAGTAAAG tGGCGGACCTGCTGTACTGGAAGGACACAAGGACGTCAGGAGTGGTCTTCACAGGCCTCATGGtctccctgctctgcctcctgcacTTTAGCATCGTGTCCGTGACCGCCCATGTGGCCCTGTTGCTGCTCTGTGGCACCATCTCTCTCAGGGTTTACCGAAAAGTGCTGCAGGCCGTGCACCGGGGGGATGGTGCCAACCCCTTCCA GGCCTATCTGGATGTGGACCTGACCCTGACTCGGGAGCAGATGGAACGTTTGTCCCAGCAGATCGCGTCCCGAGTGGTCTCTATGGCCATCCAGCTGCGGCATTTCTTCCTGGTAGAAGACCTCGTGGACTCCCTCAAG CTGGCCCTTCTCTTCTACATCTTGACCTTCGTGGGTGCCGTCTTCAACGGTTTGACGCTTCTCATTCTGG GAGTGATCGGTTTATTCACTGTCCCCTTGCTGTACCGGCAACACCAG GCCCAGATGGACCAGTATGTGGGATTGGTGACCAATCAGTTGAGCCACATCAAAGCTAA GATCCGAGCTAAGATCCCAGGGTCCGGAGCCCTCGCCTCGGCAGCAGCTGCAGTCTCTGGATCCAAAGCCAAAGCCGAATGA